A segment of the Archocentrus centrarchus isolate MPI-CPG fArcCen1 unplaced genomic scaffold, fArcCen1 scaffold_33_ctg1, whole genome shotgun sequence genome:
tcagcttgaatctgttctgtaggacacaaactgtcaaAGGGAAttcaaacacagctctgttctctgtgtcctccatagtagagggtgactgtgcctccacctaaacaccaacatgaggatactcaggggttacagtgggattcagaagctggaagaaccctaagatcagctgtagtggctctgcatggggagaagaatcacaactttctattgtgcgctgcagtaaatgatgttggtgtgcaggctgtgatcagctgacctgctgctgctgctgctctgaggtttactgctctgtgtggatgaactgaactcacaaagatgtaacccaggatttcacagctctctgagctgatctccatcccctacactgacagcatacaggctgtagaaatgttggattcagtgaatgaatctcagcatcagcagctttgattcaaactcatctctgctgcactgatgtaacctgtaactctgaccatgaacacaaacactgtgctccagtccaacacagagctttactgtaaatacagtacaacaaactaacctatttattacgtactaaactgcagtattttcatccaatctttgaataacacaaagtcagcatacttcagtttattttccagtccttacctttaattctaacctctcttcttcctctcctgtcctctttctccatctctgagtgaacttctctctctttgctctccctgaaatacagcagctcttctttagctagcagacacactgtgtgacaaactgcacacactttgtgtgtttgctgatatttgttgagcatttagaaacgttgcatttacctgccacacgttactcccttcatgctcgctcctcttcagtagcgctagctaagctgtttatgtgccgcagcgcaacttacggactcggtccggcccgattatagcgctataaatgatacattaattatatgggtttgcgtatttaatccctttgtacgagataagccccggtgatggaggatacgccagtacgattgtatcttatgtgttattattcctccatttaggctcagatcgtttgatgtttgacggcgcactgaccggaaatacaaacttctctctgacgtgttaaaaagtaacgagtctgtttgaaaatgtaagaagtagaaagtacagatacttgtgtaaaaatgtagggagtaaaagtaaaaagtagtcagaaaaataaatacttaagtaaagtacagatacctgaaaaatctacttaagtacagtaacgaagtatttgtacttcgttacttcccacctctgtttgtAACTGATCTCAGGTCAGCGGGCAGGTTGTTCCACAGAACAGGAGCACAATAACGGAGAGCACCTTCAGCACTTAGATCGGAGCTTTGTGAACTAATGAAACTatttaattgtaattaattagAACATAATTCCATGTTGCACTGGGAGCCAGTGTCCTGGGGTAATTTGCTCACGTTTCTGTGGGCCTGTAAGGACGCTGGCTGCTGCTTTTTGGAAGAAGAATAACTTCCAGTTCGCTACTGAGCATGCGCGACAGCACCCAGGCTCCGGGAGGATCAGGTAAGAAAACAAGGATGTACGGAAATGGCCGCGTTAACGTTAACGCCCTTCTTCTGCTTTGGATTACTTTGTGTCCTTGTGTTTGTGTCCGCAGGTGAGAAACAACATTCCTCTTTAAGATAAGAATGTATGAGGCGGAGTTATTAAAATAcattctttaaatgtttttcatgcCGATCGAGTTTGAAACGCTGACGTTATCGCTGATCTAAACTGTTGTTGGTGCGACTCCAAACCCGGAACTGCAGACGGACTGACGGTGTTTCCCGCAGAATCGAGTCTGTTACAAAGTGACAAATATAAGAACAGATcggtcttttctttttgttgtctctgtgacatcatcgtAGTGACAGAATGTGAACTATCTGCAGTCATGATCACAGCTCGCTGAATCCTCTGAACACCGAACAGACGAGTTTcactttttcttcatttcctcgtTTGGCAGCGAAAAGTCTGGAGACGCTTTGAATGTGACCTTCAGACCAAATGATCAGGAGGACAGGGGCACAGGTCACAGTGCAGTTTGTTTGCAGTGATGTGTTTACAGCCTTTAGCAttgatattaatatttaatattcagGAGGATGTTTTAAACTGCATCTTGTTATTAGTGCAGACATTTTTGAAATGGGTGCAAAAGCTGTGCTGATGTTGAAGCTCTCCTTCAACATTATCTCAGTGTCTCTGTCAGACTTTCTAGTAAGAATGTTCTTGACCTCGTGACCTCTGACCCAGCagctaactgaacctttttATCACGTGAGTGCAGAGGTGACGTTTGTGATAGTGTGACATTAAATTCATGATGCAACAACTGTGTTGCTtatattaaagtgaaaaaaaaaaaaatactcagtcTTACTTGACAAGTCGGAGTTTCTGTGTTGGACTTGGTGAATTTGTGTCCTCCACGGCTCCACTTGTGTGTGGGGTACCACAGGGCTCGGTTCTAGGCctgctccttttttctctttatctaTTACCGCTGGGAAAATATGGTTTCTCTTTCCACTGGTATGCAGACAACAGCCAGATATATGTGCCTCTTAAAAGGAAAGACTCCTACTCAGTGGCACAATTACTTAAATTCTTAGGTGACTTTAAGGTACGGCTGGCTCTAAATTTCCTGAGTTTCcatgagagaaaaacagagatggTTGATGGTTTTTggtaacaactctgtgacccCTCTGGTAGATCTGGGTCCTCTGGCACAGTTTCTCAAACCAACAATCACAAACGTAGGAGTCAAAACAGATCCAGACATGAAGCTTGACAGCCACAGAAATGCTGTAGTCAAGTCAAGCTTTGTTCACCTGAGGCCAAAATAAAGCCAGTTCTCCAAAGGCGAGACTTTGAAACAGTAATCCACGCCTTTGTCACCACTCGGCTGcattactgtaatgcactttatatGGGGCTTAGAGGGTCCGCTATTGCTCGCCTTCAACTGGTGCAGAATGCTGCTGGGCGGCTTTTAACTGGTGCCTGCACACATGAGCAGATTTCAGCTGTTTTAGCGTCACTTCACTGGCTGCCCGTTCGTTTTaggatccattttaaaattcttttatttgcttttaaatctctaaatggtCTTGCCCCACCCTATCTCTCTGAGCTTCTACACACTTACATTCACACCCGGTCACTCAGGTCggcagaccagctgcttctgACGGTGCTTAAAACCAGGGttaagctcagaggggacctTTGCAGTGGCAGCACCAAATCTCTGGAATGATCTGCcactgcatattagacaggcctcACACTtgaaatcactttttaaaactcaccttttttctttggcttGAGTCTGTgtgctgtggtttttttttagtatttttgtatttatgtaattttcaagtattttaatgcattttattgagttgttttatgtatattattgttatattgtacagcactttggaccCTGGGGGTGATTTTAAACttctttataaataaacctggATTGGATATTGTTTTGTGGCTGTCAGTCATTGTATATTATTGGAAAGAgtctctttgtgtgtctgtatgtgtgtgtatatgttgtcCACAGCTCAGgcctctctttgtttctcttctctctgcttGGCTGCTGTAGAAGTGAACAGTTgtcctctgacctttaacctctctgctctaTGTTGTTTCCTCCATCAGATCAGAAAATCATCACAGCTGAATCTGGACAGAACGTCACTCTGACATGTCGTGCTCTAAATTACAACATCATAGTTgtagagtggagcagagctgcagtagaTAAAGAATATGTCTTTTTGTATCGTGATGGGCAGTTCGTTTCTGAACAGCAGCATCCATCCTTCaagaaccgggtggatctgcaggacagacagatgaaggatggagacgtgtctgtgatCCTGAAGGATGTGACGATTAATGATGAGGGAACATACGAGTGTCGCGTCATCCAGAGAGGGAGCAGGAGTTTGAACCTCATCAGCACCATCACCCTGAGAGTTGttgctcctccaggtgagtgagcagagttcagtgtgtctgtgatcagaggtgaagctgcttcctggttgttgatgtttgtttctaaagatgttgttgatgagactttgtagaaagcagctggtctgagtgatgtgatcagagtgcagtagataatgtctgacagcagtttgaagaggaaatggattctgttctgttcttcactcatcacctacctgacagctgacacctgtttctacctgcaggtccaggaggaggaaccacagaggatggagggaaggaggagggagggaagaaGGATGGAGGGAAGAAGGATAGATCTGTTGGTCTGATCATTGGTCTCTCAGTTTCTGCTCTGTttcttgttgctgctgctgttggttttcTGATCTATAGGAAAAGGCACCAAGTTAAAATGCCTCAGACTGTTGTGTAGCTGAACTGTGAGTCGCTTTGTGTTGTTACAATTGTCAGTGT
Coding sequences within it:
- the LOC115776536 gene encoding V-set and immunoglobulin domain-containing protein 8-like, which translates into the protein MAALTLTPFFCFGLLCVLVFVSADQKIITAESGQNVTLTCRALNYNIIVVEWSRAAVDKEYVFLYRDGQFVSEQQHPSFKNRVDLQDRQMKDGDVSVILKDVTINDEGTYECRVIQRGSRSLNLISTITLRVVAPPVFETITAESGQNIILPCRAPNNNQIRAVVWAKPDLEDEHVYLYRDGRFDPGKQNPVYRNRVDLQDRQMKDGDVSLIMKDVTVNDSGTYECRVIQRGASRSNKAPSIIYLSVVAP